The following coding sequences lie in one Silene latifolia isolate original U9 population chromosome 5, ASM4854445v1, whole genome shotgun sequence genomic window:
- the LOC141656426 gene encoding NAC transcription factor 56-like, with the protein MESTDSSAAAAVAAGAGGSHHQPPSQQQPPPQQPQPHLPPGFRFHPTDEELVVHYLKRKAQSVPLPVSIIAEVDLYKFDPWELPAKAIFGEQEWYFFSPRDRKYPNGARPNRAATSGYWKATGTDKPVLSAGKQKVGVKKALVFYGGKPPRGVKTNWIMHEYRLADNKPNNKPPGYDHSHNKKGSLRLDDWVLCRIYKKNNTQRPMDQDREDSMEDMLMMGSMQNMSSLSNPIHSMGHHPSLTKTTLNYNPLLETHDHHQANFFEGMMSNHGMDLASPSTSTMPLKRTLPNLYWSGNDHHDAKRSSMVHNDDGNNNNDNNNNNNNSMDQELVRGNNEEDENNCNNMNNSLTNLINQQTMLGNISDGVFRQPYPIPGMNWYS; encoded by the exons ATGGAGAGCACAGACTCATCTGCTGCAGCAGCGGTCGCTGCAGGAGCTGGTGGATCACACCACCAGCCTCCTTCACAGCAGCAACCGCCACCGCAGCAGCCTCAACCACATCTTCCTCCCGGGTTTCGGTTTCATCCGACTGATGAAGAACTTGTAGTTCATTACCTTAAGAGAAAAGCTCAGTCTGTTCCTTTACCTGTTTCCATCATCGCTGAGGTTGACTTGTATAAGTTTGACCCTTGGGAACTTCCTG CTAAGGCAATATTTGGAGAGCAAGAATGGTACTTCTTTAGTCCAAGGGACCGTAAGTACCCAAACGGGGCACGTCCTAACAGGGCGGCCACGTCTGGGTACTGGAAAGCGACGGGTACAGATAAACCCGTCTTAAGTGCAGGAAAACAAAAAGTTGGTGTGAAAAAAGCATTGGTTTTTTACGGTGGAAAACCTCCAAGAGGTGTTAAGACAAATTGGATCATGCATGAATATCGTTTAGCGGATAATAAGCCGAATAACAAGCCTCCTGGTTATGATCATTCACATAACAAAAAAGGATCCTTAAGG TTGGATGATTGGGTATTATGTCGAATATACAAGAAGAACAATACTCAAAGGCCAATGGATCAAGACCGCGAAGATTCAATGGAAGACATGTTGATGATGGGTTCTATGCAGAATATGTCATCCCTCTCAAACCCGATCCATTCAATGGGACATCACCCGTCTCTTACGAAAACAACGTTAAATTACAATCCCCTGTTAGAAACACATGATCATCACCAAGCCAATTTTTTTGAGGGAATGATGAGTAACCATGGTATGGACCTTGCATCACCTTCTACTAGCACCATGCCACTCAAGCGCACCTTGCCTAACTTGTATTGGTCCGGTAATGATCACCACGACGCAAAAAGGTCGTCCATGGTTCACAACGATGATGGTAATAACAACaacgataacaacaacaataacaacaacagcaTGGATCAAGAGCTTGTAAGGGGGAATAATGAGGAGGATGAGAATAATTGCAATAATATGAATAATTCTCTCACGAATCTTATTAACCAACAAACTATGTTGGGAAATATCTCGGATGGAGTGTTTCGACAACCATATCCTATTCCCGGGATGAATTGGTATTCTTAG